The window CCTTTTCCATATTCACCGGCTCTTGCAGCTTCAATCGATGCATTTAATGCTAACAAATTTGTTTGCTTTGCAATTCTTTGTATTGCTTTTATAAGTTCTTCAACTCTTGAAAATTTTTCAAAAGTTTCCGAAGTTTTACCTATTGTATCTTTAAATTTGGATGAAACGTTATCAACATCAGTTCCAAGATTTTTTAAATCATCATTAATTTTTTGATTAACCTCGGTTGCATAGTTCACATTTTCAACTATACTCTTACTTTCTTTCGAAAAATTATCAAGAAGATTAAAAATGTTATTATTCAACTCTTCAAATTTATTGGTAATTTTTTCAATATCAGATTTTAAATTCGTTATTCTTGAAACTAATACTTCATCTAACTGTGACATAAAAGATAACATTAAATTTTGTACATAAAAAGCTGATGATAAAGTATTTAATGTTTTTTTATCCATTTTCATACATATCATCTCCCGTAAAATTGTTCAATTATATCACTACCACACTTCAAAGTCTTAAACCAGTTTAAAAATTCTTTAATTACATTTCCCTTTAAAACGGCACCATGCTGTGGAGCAATCATATCTATTTCATATTCTGATACTCTATCAACCCAACGCTTACAAGCAGCATTTGAGGTCATATACCTTCTATGAAAACCTTCCATGGCATTTTCTAAACTTTTAAAGTCTCCTTCAAAAATTTGCACTCTTTGATTAAATGGTAGTAAAGAAACACCTATATCACCACTGAACAATATTTTAGATATTGGATCATAAACATTAAATTGTCCTGGAGCATGTAAAAAATGCGCAGGAACAAAATCAAGTGTGTAGCCAGAAAATCTAACTCCTTTTTCTCCACTATCCTTTAGCCCGACTATCCTCTTTTTATCAAAAACACCAAAATGAGGTAAAAATCTTATCCAAAGTTCTGAAATATAAATTTTTGCTCTACTTGCAATTGTAAGCCACATCGTTATTCCTGAAGAAACGTCTGGATCCTGGTGTGAATAAAATATTCCTTCAATATTTTCCGGTGCAATAATTTCAGAAACATTTGCAAGTACCCTTGGAAAAACATGAGCTCCCCCTGGATCTAATAAGAAACCCTTATTTTCATGTACAATTAGGTATTGATTAGTTGGAACCATATTTGCATCCTCTGTTTCTTCCCATCCAAGAAGGTAATATTTATGCTTACCATTATCATATAAACATATGCTTTTCATATTCTTTCCCTCCCTTTTTACTACTTTACTATTTATTATACCAGAAAAATAAACATTTTTCAGTTTTTTTGAATTATAAAAAATATTAACAACACAAACTTTTAAATTTATAAATATTTAAGGTTATTAACTTTATTTTTACTTGAAATCTATTACACAATGTTATAGAATAAGATGCTAAATGAATTGTTAATTTATAGACAAGGAGGTTGATCATGGAAAAATCACAGGAAAAATTAATACTTCTAACAGGATTATTTACTGCCGTCATTATCATCTCAAACATAATAGCAGGAAAACTAGTTAATATTGGCCCATTTGTTATCACTTTATCAGTTTTGATTTATCCACTTAGTTTTGGAATATCTAACATTATATTTGAAGTTTACGGTTCTAATATA of the Thermosipho japonicus genome contains:
- a CDS encoding methyl-accepting chemotaxis protein — its product is MKMDKKTLNTLSSAFYVQNLMLSFMSQLDEVLVSRITNLKSDIEKITNKFEELNNNIFNLLDNFSKESKSIVENVNYATEVNQKINDDLKNLGTDVDNVSSKFKDTIGKTSETFEKFSRVEELIKAIQRIAKQTNLLALNASIEAARAGEYGKGFSVVAAEIQKLAEESQEASTNISKIISEISNSVNESINSLKQIEGLFNAVQNSLSEALNYMKNNIQVLESSKKLYENTSESLKNEYELLSNAVEILGETSNEFNTISKVIRSIVKAQNSLKDLKL
- a CDS encoding MBL fold metallo-hydrolase — protein: MKSICLYDNGKHKYYLLGWEETEDANMVPTNQYLIVHENKGFLLDPGGAHVFPRVLANVSEIIAPENIEGIFYSHQDPDVSSGITMWLTIASRAKIYISELWIRFLPHFGVFDKKRIVGLKDSGEKGVRFSGYTLDFVPAHFLHAPGQFNVYDPISKILFSGDIGVSLLPFNQRVQIFEGDFKSLENAMEGFHRRYMTSNAACKRWVDRVSEYEIDMIAPQHGAVLKGNVIKEFLNWFKTLKCGSDIIEQFYGR